From one Methanomassiliicoccales archaeon genomic stretch:
- a CDS encoding UbiA family prenyltransferase — MEGGGLSISERFTRKVDALADLLEKDRLNLWQTFVYVLLIALVRDLSEYYLLDKEFVSTSHPWIFSISHHVAFFVLTYLGLVLILKVFSGSGLRKCINYTNWYYWILLLPPWIDHFLFGQTVNYAYFSWTDFLAAFFLLGGESFHPGQGVEVVVVLFALFAYVFWRHREDLQDLPGRSWLVLRLGLMAVFTISAMFVLGTPGAYMPVGSENGLPVFPNFDSTKYVQFHLFIFAYYYLTTALLVLALSYIALRNVFRKEVSALRPYQTAFFAAIVVAGMALSWQGWGEPALVSNILDRPYWVNLSYVLTTVVSAVLAWQASVIWNDLSDRQWDSPAKRGRVLASGLLPPRVLKEASAVMALVALAVSLLLSVQQFIVMLAILGMAFIYSFPPIRFKNALLSPLLMGAGTFLAFIYGALTPFSEVGYAGNIPYLTGEVVYPSLYSDIFLVGAFMFIGLVVGSIITDADGYDEDRSGGVRTVYTAFGLEKGADYVAVLIFLSSLTPLVLFSSWMDVLVFPVLGVVAALRFRKVRSSRAVMPIALIGLLYAALRFLSVI, encoded by the coding sequence ATGGAGGGTGGGGGTCTATCGATCTCGGAGCGTTTCACGCGCAAGGTGGACGCCTTGGCCGATCTCTTGGAGAAGGACCGGCTGAACCTGTGGCAGACCTTCGTCTACGTGTTGCTGATCGCTCTGGTCAGGGACCTTTCCGAGTACTACCTCCTGGACAAGGAGTTCGTCAGCACCTCGCACCCCTGGATATTCAGCATCTCCCACCACGTGGCCTTCTTCGTCCTGACCTACCTCGGCCTGGTGCTCATATTGAAGGTCTTCTCGGGGTCCGGGCTGCGCAAGTGCATCAACTACACCAACTGGTACTACTGGATATTGCTCCTTCCGCCCTGGATCGACCATTTCCTGTTCGGCCAGACGGTGAACTACGCCTACTTCTCCTGGACGGACTTCCTGGCGGCCTTCTTCCTTCTGGGGGGCGAATCCTTTCATCCAGGACAGGGCGTGGAGGTCGTCGTGGTGCTCTTCGCCCTCTTCGCCTACGTGTTCTGGAGGCATCGCGAAGACCTGCAGGACCTGCCAGGCCGAAGCTGGCTGGTACTGCGCCTGGGGTTGATGGCCGTCTTCACCATCTCCGCCATGTTCGTCCTGGGCACCCCGGGCGCGTACATGCCAGTGGGTTCGGAGAACGGCCTTCCGGTGTTCCCTAATTTCGACAGCACCAAGTACGTCCAGTTCCACCTCTTCATCTTCGCCTACTATTATCTGACCACCGCCCTGCTGGTCCTGGCCCTCAGCTATATCGCCCTGCGCAATGTCTTCCGGAAGGAAGTGAGCGCCCTGCGACCGTATCAGACGGCTTTCTTCGCCGCCATCGTGGTAGCCGGGATGGCCCTCTCCTGGCAGGGGTGGGGGGAGCCGGCGCTGGTAAGCAATATCCTGGACCGGCCATACTGGGTCAATCTATCCTATGTGCTGACGACGGTCGTCTCGGCCGTCCTCGCCTGGCAGGCTAGCGTTATCTGGAACGACCTCAGCGATCGACAATGGGACTCCCCAGCCAAGCGGGGCAGGGTGCTGGCCTCGGGACTGTTGCCCCCGCGGGTCCTGAAGGAGGCCTCGGCGGTGATGGCCTTGGTGGCCTTGGCCGTTTCCCTCCTGTTGAGCGTGCAGCAGTTCATCGTGATGCTGGCCATCCTGGGGATGGCCTTCATCTATTCCTTTCCGCCCATCCGCTTCAAGAACGCCCTTCTCAGCCCGCTGCTGATGGGTGCCGGCACCTTCCTGGCCTTCATCTACGGGGCGCTGACCCCGTTCAGCGAGGTGGGCTACGCTGGCAATATCCCTTATCTCACCGGAGAGGTGGTGTACCCCTCGCTCTATTCGGACATCTTCCTGGTGGGTGCGTTCATGTTCATAGGCCTGGTCGTTGGATCTATCATCACCGACGCTGACGGCTATGACGAGGATAGGTCCGGGGGGGTCCGGACCGTCTACACCGCCTTTGGCCTGGAGAAGGGGGCGGACTATGTGGCCGTGCTGATATTCCTCTCTTCCCTGACCCCGCTGGTCCTGTTCTCTTCCTGGATGGACGTGCTGGTCTTTCCTGTGCTGGGAGTCGTAGCGGCCCTGCGCTTCAGAAAGGTCCGGTCGTCCCGGGCGGTCATGCCCATCGCCCTGATCGGGCTTCTGTACGCCGCCCTGCGCTTCCTGTCGGTCATCTAG
- a CDS encoding transcriptional regulator, whose translation MQREELIRSVRELLLRSGFKASVPLRLRSIAFDVVARRDLSLLLIKVLTNIDAFSKENAEELKVLAEALGGSIMLIGERSGSGDLEQGIVYSRFDIPIIAFSTMKDLLMDDEPPFIFAAPGGLYVRLDSELLHRIREDRSVSLGTLAEVAGVSRRTIQMYEAGMGAMIDAALRLEEYLGNQIVVPVDPLNYKPLPHESKPLNMEKCDEFSKNIYTMLMQLGLLIKPTAKCPFEALTVDKELLILTGLGKDEAHLADKAKMVSDLSRITGKESVIFIERLHTRKSIEGTALIGRDELKKIQESERLRKMVNARSEVDARD comes from the coding sequence GTGCAGCGCGAGGAGCTCATAAGGTCAGTGCGGGAGCTTCTGCTCCGTTCAGGGTTCAAAGCCTCCGTGCCCCTGAGGCTTAGGAGCATAGCCTTTGACGTCGTGGCCCGCCGCGACCTGAGCCTGTTGCTCATCAAAGTTCTAACTAACATAGACGCCTTCTCCAAGGAGAACGCCGAGGAGCTGAAGGTGCTGGCCGAAGCGCTGGGAGGCTCGATCATGCTGATTGGGGAGCGTTCCGGTTCGGGCGACCTGGAGCAGGGCATCGTCTACTCCCGTTTCGACATCCCCATCATTGCCTTCTCCACGATGAAGGACCTGCTGATGGATGACGAGCCGCCCTTCATCTTCGCCGCCCCTGGCGGTCTCTACGTCCGCCTGGACAGCGAGCTGTTGCACCGCATCCGCGAGGATCGCAGCGTGAGCCTGGGAACGTTGGCGGAAGTGGCCGGGGTGTCCCGACGCACCATCCAGATGTACGAGGCGGGCATGGGGGCCATGATCGACGCGGCCCTTCGCCTGGAGGAGTACCTGGGCAATCAGATCGTGGTGCCGGTGGACCCGCTCAATTACAAGCCGCTGCCCCACGAAAGCAAGCCCTTGAATATGGAGAAGTGCGACGAGTTCAGCAAGAACATCTACACCATGCTCATGCAGTTGGGGTTGCTGATAAAGCCCACGGCTAAGTGCCCCTTCGAAGCCCTGACCGTGGACAAGGAACTGCTTATCCTCACTGGACTGGGGAAGGACGAGGCGCATCTGGCCGACAAGGCCAAGATGGTCTCCGACCTGTCGCGCATCACCGGGAAGGAATCGGTTATATTCATCGAGCGGTTACACACCAGGAAAAGCATCGAGGGCACGGCGCTCATCGGACGGGACGAGCTGAAGAAGATCCAGGAATCGGAGCGCCTGCGCAAGATGGTCAACGCCCGGAGCGAAGTGGATGCAAGAGATTAG
- a CDS encoding Hsp20/alpha crystallin family protein: MVKRMGGGDWNDLFQSFDEDFDVMRERMDRFMEAALQGTGAEPLVYGLSVCTGADGRPVVQEFGNVPRDGAPDLNCREPLTDIVEEGDKVKVIVELPGVDKQDIDLRSEGKELNISVDTESKKFCKSLDLPCDVVDDSAAAEYRNGVLTVIMDRAPKVRRGKRIGIA, from the coding sequence ATGGTGAAAAGAATGGGCGGAGGCGATTGGAACGACCTGTTCCAATCCTTCGACGAGGACTTCGACGTCATGCGGGAGCGCATGGACCGGTTCATGGAGGCAGCGCTGCAGGGGACCGGCGCGGAGCCGTTGGTCTACGGCCTCTCCGTGTGCACGGGGGCGGACGGCCGCCCGGTGGTGCAGGAGTTCGGGAACGTGCCCCGGGACGGCGCTCCCGACCTCAATTGCCGGGAGCCCCTGACCGACATCGTGGAGGAGGGGGACAAGGTCAAGGTGATCGTGGAGCTGCCGGGAGTGGACAAGCAGGACATCGACCTGCGCTCCGAGGGAAAGGAGCTGAACATCTCCGTGGATACGGAGAGTAAGAAGTTCTGCAAGAGCCTGGACCTTCCCTGCGACGTGGTGGACGACAGCGCTGCTGCGGAGTACCGGAACGGCGTGCTCACGGTGATCATGGACAGGGCTCCCAAGGTGCGCCGGGGGAAGCGGATCGGCATCGCCTGA
- a CDS encoding CDC48 family AAA ATPase, translating to MSTSDKVLKVAEAKSKDAGRGIARVDPAVMEVLGLAAGDVVQVEGKKKTVALVWPGYNEDANRGMIRIDGTIRRNAQTSMDEKVAIRKVVVKPAQKIAFAPTEELRIMGGEEYLAQMMEGRVFTRGDIVELNVMGRRIDLVVMSYQPGADAVLLTSGTEIKISDKPVKEAATGVPKVTYEDIGGLGDEVKKVREMIELPLRHPELFERLGVEAPKGVLLHGPPGTGKTLLAKAVAGETSANFASIGGPEIMSKFYGESEERLREIFKQAEENAPSIIFIDEIDSIAPKRDEVSGEMERRIVAQLLALMDGLQARGKVVVIGATNRPNALDPALRRPGRFDREIEINIPNREGRLDILQIHTRGMPLAEDVVLEKLADLTHGYAGADLAALCKEAAMHSLRRILPDLDLEADSIPIEVLNRITVQKDDFFSALREMAPSSLREVFIESPNLHWNDIGGLEDVKAELKEAVEWPLKYAKLFDHMAAEPPKGVLLYGPPGTGKTMLAKAVATESESNFISIKGPEFLSKWVGESEKAVRETFRKARQAAPCIIFMDEIDSIAPTRGCDSDSHVTERVISQLLTELDGLESLHNVVVIAATNRPDIIDPALLRPGRFDRLIQVKTPDLETRKAILNVHFQRKPLAEDVNLDEVAHKTDGYTGADLAAIANESVMSAIRAAVAEGKGEDPEAMKDTRVSMKHVLDAVEKHRPISLQELNKFQKIAKDFEYVR from the coding sequence ATGAGCACATCTGACAAGGTCTTGAAGGTCGCTGAGGCCAAGTCCAAGGATGCTGGCCGAGGCATCGCCCGCGTAGATCCCGCCGTCATGGAGGTGCTGGGGCTGGCCGCCGGGGACGTGGTGCAGGTCGAGGGCAAGAAGAAGACCGTGGCGTTGGTGTGGCCGGGTTACAACGAGGACGCCAATCGCGGGATGATCCGCATAGACGGCACCATCCGACGGAACGCCCAGACCAGCATGGACGAGAAGGTCGCCATACGCAAGGTGGTGGTCAAGCCGGCCCAGAAGATCGCCTTCGCCCCCACCGAGGAGCTGAGGATCATGGGCGGCGAGGAATACCTGGCGCAGATGATGGAAGGCCGGGTGTTCACCCGCGGCGACATAGTGGAGCTGAACGTCATGGGCAGGCGCATCGACCTGGTGGTCATGTCCTACCAGCCGGGGGCGGACGCCGTGCTGCTTACCAGCGGGACGGAGATCAAGATCAGCGATAAGCCGGTGAAGGAGGCCGCGACCGGCGTGCCCAAGGTCACCTACGAGGACATCGGAGGGCTGGGCGACGAGGTGAAGAAGGTCCGGGAAATGATCGAGCTTCCCCTGCGCCACCCGGAGCTCTTCGAGCGCCTGGGCGTGGAAGCCCCCAAGGGCGTGCTGCTGCACGGCCCGCCAGGGACGGGGAAGACCCTCCTGGCCAAGGCCGTGGCCGGCGAGACCAGCGCCAACTTCGCCTCCATCGGCGGACCGGAGATCATGAGCAAGTTCTACGGAGAGAGCGAGGAGCGCCTCCGGGAGATATTCAAGCAGGCCGAGGAGAACGCCCCATCCATAATATTCATCGACGAGATCGATTCCATCGCTCCCAAGCGGGACGAGGTCAGCGGGGAGATGGAACGGAGGATAGTGGCACAGCTGCTGGCCCTGATGGATGGGCTGCAGGCCCGTGGCAAGGTCGTGGTGATAGGCGCCACCAACCGGCCCAACGCCCTGGACCCGGCCCTGCGCCGCCCGGGCCGCTTCGACCGCGAGATAGAGATCAACATCCCCAACCGCGAGGGCCGCTTGGACATCCTGCAGATACACACCCGCGGTATGCCTTTGGCCGAGGACGTCGTGCTGGAGAAGCTAGCTGATCTGACGCACGGTTACGCCGGAGCAGACCTGGCCGCCCTGTGCAAGGAGGCGGCCATGCACTCCCTGCGCCGCATACTGCCGGACCTGGACCTGGAGGCGGACAGCATACCCATCGAGGTGCTCAACCGCATCACCGTGCAAAAGGACGACTTCTTCTCCGCCCTGCGGGAGATGGCCCCGTCCAGCTTGCGTGAGGTGTTCATCGAGTCCCCCAACCTGCACTGGAACGATATCGGTGGGCTGGAGGACGTCAAGGCGGAGCTAAAGGAGGCGGTGGAGTGGCCGCTGAAGTACGCCAAGCTGTTCGACCATATGGCCGCCGAGCCCCCCAAAGGCGTGCTGCTCTACGGTCCGCCGGGGACGGGGAAGACCATGCTTGCTAAGGCCGTCGCCACGGAATCGGAGAGCAACTTCATCAGCATCAAGGGCCCGGAGTTCCTCAGCAAGTGGGTGGGCGAGAGCGAGAAGGCGGTGCGGGAGACGTTCCGCAAGGCCAGGCAGGCTGCGCCCTGCATCATCTTCATGGACGAGATCGATTCCATCGCCCCCACCCGCGGATGTGACTCGGACTCGCACGTCACCGAGAGGGTCATATCCCAGCTGCTGACCGAGCTTGACGGTCTGGAGTCCCTGCACAACGTGGTGGTGATCGCCGCGACGAACCGTCCGGACATCATCGACCCAGCGCTGCTGCGACCGGGGCGCTTCGACCGCCTGATACAGGTGAAAACCCCCGACCTGGAGACCAGGAAGGCCATACTGAATGTGCACTTCCAGCGCAAGCCCCTGGCCGAGGATGTTAACTTGGACGAGGTGGCGCACAAGACGGACGGCTACACCGGTGCGGACCTGGCGGCCATCGCCAACGAGTCGGTCATGAGCGCCATTCGCGCAGCGGTGGCCGAGGGCAAGGGCGAGGACCCGGAGGCCATGAAGGACACCAGGGTGAGCATGAAGCATGTGTTGGACGCGGTGGAGAAGCACCGCCCCATATCCCTTCAGGAGCTGAACAAGTTCCAGAAGATAGCCAAGGATTTCGAGTACGTGAGGTGA
- a CDS encoding Hsp20/alpha crystallin family protein, protein MLGLIKGRVELVPQCCNTGPVSMFKDVEQLMSAFHPMFAFEDDDRPVAKNARMAMVDLREEKDRYVVQADLPGMAKEDVSIEMDDETLHISACKEQASEEKEEGYIRKERGSLCFFRQVPLPNDVDRENVKARIENGVLEVSLPKAQATEERRTKIAVE, encoded by the coding sequence ATGCTAGGTTTGATTAAAGGGCGCGTGGAACTGGTCCCCCAATGTTGCAACACGGGACCGGTCTCGATGTTCAAGGACGTGGAACAGTTGATGAGCGCTTTTCATCCCATGTTCGCGTTCGAGGACGACGATCGGCCGGTAGCGAAGAATGCCAGGATGGCCATGGTCGATCTCAGAGAGGAGAAGGACCGCTACGTGGTGCAGGCTGACCTGCCGGGGATGGCCAAGGAGGACGTCTCCATAGAGATGGACGACGAGACGCTCCACATCTCCGCCTGCAAGGAGCAGGCCTCGGAAGAGAAGGAGGAGGGATACATCAGGAAGGAGAGGGGTAGCCTGTGCTTCTTCCGCCAGGTCCCCCTTCCGAACGACGTGGACCGGGAGAACGTCAAGGCCCGGATAGAGAACGGCGTTCTGGAGGTCTCCCTGCCCAAGGCGCAGGCGACCGAGGAACGTAGAACGAAGATAGCGGTGGAGTGA
- a CDS encoding helix-turn-helix domain-containing protein, protein MDELDMLLSVIENPTRRRILEALVREPHYPLQLSRELGLSQQGIMKHLRMLEDLELISSFSEESDQGGPARRRYFPTTGFTVVVDIGPGLFNTESTTRHIEEHAEETGEGGGGGKLLGLRMRLGEIDREMEGIKERRAQLINDKETLLEETGRIVEAEYHDYRSRKIVFEYVLHPEMELKELARSLGLRDDAVDKIIGPLEAEKNDG, encoded by the coding sequence ATGGACGAGCTAGACATGCTGTTGTCGGTCATAGAGAACCCCACTCGGCGCAGGATACTGGAGGCCTTGGTGCGCGAACCGCACTACCCTCTCCAACTGTCCCGGGAGCTGGGGCTCAGTCAGCAAGGGATAATGAAGCACCTGCGGATGCTGGAGGACCTGGAACTGATCAGTTCCTTCTCTGAGGAGAGCGACCAGGGAGGTCCGGCCCGTCGTCGTTACTTCCCCACCACCGGGTTCACCGTGGTCGTGGACATCGGGCCGGGGCTGTTCAACACCGAATCCACAACCCGACACATAGAGGAGCATGCCGAAGAGACGGGAGAAGGCGGAGGAGGCGGGAAGCTGTTGGGCCTCAGGATGCGCCTGGGAGAGATAGACCGGGAGATGGAAGGGATCAAGGAGCGGCGGGCCCAGCTCATCAACGACAAGGAAACGCTGCTGGAGGAGACTGGGCGCATAGTGGAGGCGGAGTACCACGACTATCGCAGCCGCAAGATCGTTTTCGAATACGTCCTGCACCCGGAGATGGAGCTAAAGGAATTGGCCCGCAGCTTGGGGTTGCGTGACGACGCGGTCGACAAAATCATCGGCCCACTAGAGGCAGAAAAAAATGACGGATGA
- the endA gene encoding tRNA-intron lyase, producing the protein MVGELVGESVIIADMAEGSQVYNKGYYGYPRPGGGLELDLLEALYLLECDKLKVQIAGKEVDHATLYRRVARSVEELQTRYIVYRDLRQRGYIVKLDQGDFNFRVYSRGANPHNSQAQNWVLAISERDIFNIAALQEKSETSQRTRKELLLGVVDEEGDITYYTVESADPHGVTEESPTTAEGALLDDAVIVLGEDADRLYENGFYGKKIGPMLQLSLIETAYLIEKGRLEVRSIRSGQKMGEKGFLTSAKRSQPDFELRMRAYQDLRSRGMVVKTGFKYGTHFRVYEGNPSKHHSRYLVHVVPDDYSTVWAEISRAVRLAHGVKKEILFASSGQDLRYVQLTRVRP; encoded by the coding sequence ATGGTAGGTGAGCTGGTGGGCGAGAGCGTTATCATCGCCGACATGGCCGAGGGTAGCCAGGTATACAACAAGGGCTATTACGGCTACCCCCGCCCCGGAGGCGGACTGGAGCTGGACCTCCTGGAAGCGCTCTACCTCCTGGAATGCGACAAGCTCAAGGTGCAGATCGCCGGCAAGGAGGTAGACCACGCCACCCTATATCGGCGGGTCGCTCGTTCCGTGGAAGAACTTCAGACCCGGTACATCGTCTACCGCGACCTGAGGCAGAGGGGATACATCGTCAAGCTGGACCAGGGGGATTTTAACTTCCGGGTTTATTCCCGCGGGGCCAACCCGCACAACTCGCAGGCCCAGAACTGGGTGCTGGCGATATCGGAGAGAGACATCTTCAACATCGCCGCCCTGCAGGAGAAGAGCGAGACCTCGCAGCGGACGCGCAAGGAGCTGCTGCTGGGCGTGGTGGACGAGGAAGGGGACATCACCTACTACACCGTGGAGAGCGCCGATCCGCACGGGGTCACGGAGGAATCGCCCACCACTGCCGAGGGGGCGCTGCTGGACGACGCGGTCATCGTTCTCGGGGAAGACGCCGACCGCCTATACGAGAACGGCTTTTACGGCAAGAAGATCGGCCCCATGCTCCAGCTTTCATTGATAGAGACGGCCTACCTCATCGAGAAGGGACGGCTGGAGGTGCGCTCCATCCGGTCCGGGCAGAAGATGGGGGAGAAGGGGTTCCTGACCAGCGCCAAGCGCTCCCAGCCCGATTTCGAGCTGCGCATGAGGGCCTACCAGGACCTGCGGTCTCGGGGCATGGTAGTGAAGACCGGTTTCAAGTACGGCACCCATTTCCGGGTGTACGAGGGGAACCCCTCCAAGCATCACTCACGATACCTGGTGCACGTGGTCCCGGACGATTACTCCACCGTATGGGCGGAGATATCCCGGGCGGTAAGGCTAGCGCACGGGGTGAAGAAGGAGATACTGTTCGCCAGCTCGGGGCAGGACCTTCGCTACGTTCAGTTGACCAGGGTGCGGCCTTAA
- a CDS encoding tetratricopeptide repeat protein, whose amino-acid sequence MKVRKFKKLILLLPSAGVIFAGLMLIISPVMAMFSFKTVGTIEGIFMLLVFTVFGIWEISTSRAIAGTQIGEWPGVMKALGIAVVLHLFLLLLTADLILQLNLAALALEALAIVLLLIYRKAFMPSKEEVEASLKRFGRTTVKVVSQCPKCSGVVDIDWVRCPDCGTYLPHICANCGTEIKEGEHSCCQCGTVIENSPSLLKMVETLRKTAESEAAPETRSAHYARLGDGLLKAGKPDEAVEAYRTAINHTRYERKRTNLMVKMAVVMANKGHMEEADKLLTEAMSLDPEDVAGAKKVMESLRAEPTCPA is encoded by the coding sequence TTGAAGGTTAGGAAGTTCAAGAAACTAATACTGCTGCTACCGTCGGCAGGCGTGATCTTCGCCGGCCTCATGCTTATAATATCCCCGGTAATGGCCATGTTCTCCTTCAAGACCGTGGGCACCATCGAAGGCATATTCATGTTGCTCGTCTTCACCGTGTTCGGGATCTGGGAGATATCCACCTCTCGGGCCATCGCCGGCACTCAGATCGGGGAGTGGCCGGGGGTCATGAAGGCCCTGGGCATTGCTGTCGTGCTGCATCTGTTCCTGCTGCTTCTGACGGCGGACCTGATATTACAGCTGAACTTAGCTGCGCTGGCCTTGGAGGCTTTGGCCATCGTCCTGCTGCTCATCTACCGCAAGGCCTTCATGCCTAGCAAGGAGGAGGTGGAGGCTTCCCTGAAGCGCTTCGGCCGGACCACGGTCAAGGTCGTGTCCCAATGCCCCAAGTGCTCTGGTGTCGTGGATATCGATTGGGTGCGGTGCCCCGATTGCGGTACGTACCTGCCTCACATCTGCGCCAATTGCGGCACCGAGATCAAGGAGGGGGAGCATTCCTGTTGTCAATGCGGGACCGTCATCGAGAATTCCCCGTCGCTGCTCAAGATGGTGGAAACGCTGCGGAAGACCGCGGAGTCCGAGGCTGCGCCAGAGACCCGCTCGGCCCACTACGCCCGATTGGGCGACGGGCTGCTGAAGGCCGGCAAGCCGGACGAGGCCGTGGAGGCCTACCGGACGGCCATCAACCACACCAGGTACGAGCGCAAGCGCACCAACCTCATGGTCAAGATGGCCGTGGTCATGGCTAACAAGGGCCATATGGAAGAGGCGGACAAGCTCCTGACCGAGGCGATGAGCCTAGACCCGGAGGACGTGGCCGGGGCCAAGAAGGTCATGGAGTCATTGAGGGCCGAACCGACCTGTCCCGCTTAA
- a CDS encoding transcription initiation factor IIB encodes MVVANKEKGAEEITRCPECNSAHLVRDYERGELICEECGLVIDDQFIDLGPEWRAFDVEQGEKRARTGAPMTYTIHDKGLSTEISWKNKDSYGKSIPTRNRAQLYRLRKWQRRIRVSNATERNLAFALSELDRMASAMGLPRNVRETAAMVYRKAVNKNLIRGRSIEGVVAASLYAACRQCNVPRTLDEVASSSRVGRKEIGRTYRFMTRELSLKLMPTKPQDYVQRFCSELKLSGEVQSKAADILKDANKKELTSGRGPTGVAAAAIYIASILCNERRTQREVADIAGVTEVTIRNRYKELTDKLGIEIQL; translated from the coding sequence ATGGTAGTGGCAAACAAAGAGAAAGGGGCAGAGGAGATAACCCGGTGCCCAGAGTGCAATAGCGCGCATCTGGTCAGGGACTATGAGAGAGGCGAGCTGATCTGCGAAGAGTGCGGATTAGTTATCGATGACCAGTTCATAGATCTGGGCCCTGAATGGAGGGCCTTCGACGTGGAGCAGGGCGAGAAGCGGGCCAGGACCGGAGCGCCCATGACCTACACCATCCACGATAAGGGACTTTCTACCGAGATCTCCTGGAAGAACAAGGACTCCTATGGCAAGAGCATCCCCACGAGGAATCGTGCCCAGCTTTACCGCCTTAGGAAGTGGCAGCGGCGCATCCGGGTCTCTAACGCCACGGAGCGCAACCTGGCCTTCGCCCTCAGCGAGTTGGACCGTATGGCCTCGGCCATGGGTCTGCCCCGCAACGTGCGCGAGACCGCGGCCATGGTGTACCGCAAGGCGGTCAACAAGAACCTGATCCGCGGGAGGAGCATCGAGGGCGTGGTCGCCGCCTCGCTCTACGCCGCCTGCCGCCAGTGCAACGTCCCCCGTACCCTTGACGAAGTGGCCAGTTCCAGCCGCGTTGGCCGGAAGGAGATCGGGCGCACCTACAGGTTCATGACCAGGGAGCTTTCCCTAAAGCTGATGCCTACCAAGCCCCAGGACTACGTGCAGAGGTTCTGCTCCGAGCTCAAGCTGAGCGGAGAGGTCCAGTCCAAGGCCGCCGACATCCTGAAGGACGCTAACAAGAAGGAGCTGACCTCCGGGCGCGGCCCCACGGGCGTCGCCGCGGCGGCCATCTACATCGCCAGCATCCTGTGCAACGAGAGGCGCACCCAGAGGGAGGTGGCGGACATCGCCGGGGTGACAGAGGTCACCATCAGGAACCGTTACAAGGAGCTGACGGACAAGTTGGGCATAGAGATACAGCTCTGA
- a CDS encoding Gar1/Naf1 family protein, with the protein MQFLGNVQEVTVDGNLVVRAAFTPKLRDKVWDNRKRLMGGVVRIFGPVDSPYVTVEPTGDTSLLSVAGKQVYIDGVDDHGSGKQRERGRGDNPVPRVQ; encoded by the coding sequence ATGCAATTCCTTGGGAACGTGCAGGAAGTGACCGTGGATGGCAATCTGGTGGTCCGCGCCGCCTTCACTCCCAAGCTTCGTGACAAGGTCTGGGACAACCGCAAGAGATTGATGGGCGGCGTTGTCAGGATCTTCGGACCGGTGGACTCGCCTTATGTGACCGTTGAACCGACCGGAGACACCAGCCTGCTGTCTGTCGCTGGAAAGCAGGTGTATATTGATGGGGTCGATGACCATGGTAGTGGCAAACAAAGAGAAAGGGGCAGAGGAGATAACCCGGTGCCCAGAGTGCAATAG
- a CDS encoding phosphopantothenate/pantothenate synthetase encodes MKISEDHPRYRSLITRERMAAMVGEGVVSTTGLIAHGRGEAFDYLLGERTVPEAESAERAAAAFLVLAERPVITVNGNAAALAARDLGELSRASGAPLEVNLFHRSDERVEKVCAFVERESGEKVLGRQQDGILEGIASDRARCTRKGLLAADVVLIPLEDGDRAEAMVRAGKKVISIDLNPLSRTSLTATVAVVDEITRAVPNIIAQVKRFKNDQEEAHRVLTAFDNRRNLNAVLDRICHELKEKGSARTEG; translated from the coding sequence GTGAAGATATCCGAGGACCATCCCAGATATCGCTCCCTCATCACCAGGGAACGAATGGCGGCCATGGTTGGCGAGGGCGTGGTTTCCACGACCGGGCTCATCGCCCACGGCCGGGGGGAGGCCTTTGACTATCTGCTGGGGGAGAGGACCGTCCCCGAGGCCGAATCAGCGGAGAGGGCCGCCGCTGCCTTTCTGGTCCTCGCTGAGCGACCGGTTATAACCGTCAACGGCAACGCCGCCGCCCTGGCGGCCAGGGACCTGGGGGAACTGTCCCGGGCCTCCGGCGCCCCCCTGGAGGTCAACCTGTTCCACCGCAGCGATGAGCGCGTGGAGAAGGTGTGTGCCTTCGTGGAGAGGGAGAGCGGCGAGAAGGTCCTCGGGAGACAACAGGACGGCATCCTGGAAGGCATCGCCTCCGACCGGGCCAGATGCACCAGGAAGGGTCTGCTGGCCGCGGACGTGGTGCTCATCCCCCTGGAGGACGGGGACCGGGCCGAGGCCATGGTGCGGGCAGGAAAGAAGGTCATATCCATCGACCTCAACCCGCTCTCCCGGACCAGCCTGACGGCCACGGTGGCCGTGGTGGACGAGATCACCAGGGCGGTGCCGAACATCATCGCCCAGGTCAAGAGATTCAAGAACGACCAGGAAGAGGCCCACCGCGTGCTGACCGCCTTCGACAACCGAAGGAACCTGAACGCGGTCCTGGATCGCATATGTCATGAGCTCAAGGAGAAAGGCTCCGCTCGAACCGAGGGATAG